The following proteins are encoded in a genomic region of Nitrospirota bacterium:
- a CDS encoding sigma-54 dependent transcriptional regulator, translated as MKDDERKIQVLVVDDEEPFRRLLKKELTRKGFAVEVAGDGAAALQSMKEHPFDVVLLDIVMPGVDGISVMKEMRGEHHKPAVVVLTGRATIETAVEAMKNGAYDYLTKPYKLDELEIIINRAYEYERLSTENLVLQQELIRKESRGAIIGRSRALEDVLALVGKIAATDSTVLITGESGTGKELIANTIWQMSTRRDRPFTALNCSTFSENLMESELFGHEKGAFTSAYQSKYGIVEVADKGTLFLDEIAEMPVGLQAKLLRFLDSGEFRRVGATRPLSVDVRVLAATNKDLQALVQEGSFREDLYYRLNVINIDLPPLRERKEDIPELAEHFVAKYASKLAKPVRGVEPAAVGKLVAYHWPGNVRELENEMERAVILTEGESIGSGDLSIPVTHEEAPAGTSNGGGPYLPLEEMEKDYILKVLRETGGNQSRASQVLGISRKTLYLKLKRYGISA; from the coding sequence GTGAAGGACGACGAACGGAAGATACAGGTCCTTGTCGTGGACGACGAAGAGCCCTTCCGGAGGCTCCTGAAGAAGGAGCTCACCCGCAAGGGGTTCGCCGTGGAGGTGGCCGGCGACGGGGCCGCGGCCCTTCAGAGCATGAAGGAGCACCCCTTCGACGTCGTCCTTCTGGACATCGTCATGCCCGGGGTGGACGGCATCTCCGTCATGAAGGAGATGCGGGGGGAGCACCACAAGCCGGCGGTGGTGGTGCTTACCGGCCGGGCCACCATCGAGACGGCCGTGGAGGCCATGAAAAACGGCGCGTATGATTACCTGACCAAGCCCTACAAGCTCGACGAGCTGGAGATCATCATCAACCGTGCTTATGAATACGAGCGCCTGAGCACCGAGAACCTCGTCCTGCAGCAGGAGCTGATCAGAAAGGAATCCCGGGGCGCCATTATCGGCCGGAGCCGGGCCCTCGAGGACGTCCTGGCCCTAGTCGGGAAAATCGCCGCCACCGACTCCACGGTGCTCATCACCGGGGAGAGCGGCACGGGCAAGGAGCTCATCGCCAACACCATCTGGCAGATGAGCACCCGGCGGGACCGCCCCTTTACGGCCCTGAACTGCTCCACTTTTTCCGAAAACCTCATGGAGAGCGAGCTCTTCGGCCATGAAAAAGGGGCCTTCACCTCCGCCTACCAGAGCAAGTACGGCATCGTGGAGGTCGCGGACAAGGGCACCCTGTTCCTGGACGAGATAGCCGAGATGCCCGTGGGGCTTCAGGCCAAGCTCCTGAGGTTCCTGGACTCCGGGGAGTTCCGCCGGGTGGGAGCCACCCGGCCCCTCTCGGTGGACGTCCGCGTCCTGGCGGCCACGAACAAGGACCTTCAGGCCCTCGTGCAGGAGGGCTCCTTCCGGGAGGACCTGTACTACCGTCTCAACGTCATCAACATAGACCTTCCTCCCCTGAGGGAGCGGAAGGAGGACATCCCGGAGCTGGCCGAGCACTTTGTGGCGAAGTACGCCTCGAAGCTCGCCAAGCCGGTCCGGGGCGTGGAGCCCGCGGCCGTGGGGAAGCTCGTGGCCTACCACTGGCCGGGCAACGTCCGGGAGCTCGAGAACGAAATGGAGCGTGCCGTCATCCTTACCGAGGGCGAAAGCATCGGCTCCGGGGACCTTTCCATCCCCGTGACGCACGAAGAGGCTCCGGCGGGGACTTCAAACGGGGGCGGCCCCTATTTGCCCCTGGAGGAGATGGAAAAGGACTACATCCTCAAGGTCCTCCGCGAGACCGGGGGCAACCAGTCCCGGGCCAGCCAGGTCCTGGGCATCAGCAGAAAGACCCTCTACCTGAAACTCAAGAGATACGGCATCTCGGCCTGA
- a CDS encoding uroporphyrinogen decarboxylase family protein yields the protein MKPRDVIVKAFEGGRPNRVPATLFGAGMWSIKDYGTSFEALGHDATKMTDMLVAESQRLLCDIVYAGSGYNNFHAAAFGGGIKYREMGAPDLKEHLVTSEEDLEKLDLAALDRDEVIRTVKEALRAAKKKLGDEYVVTMTAWGPFTLAARFVGEEDMMKATFKRREFVHKVCAFITELLIRLYEPLVKDGTLQVISLADPTASGDLISKKQFKDFAVPYLRKFTDWAKSQNAHTLVHICGNTTDRLELMPETGASCISLDHKTDIAKAKELLHGKMCFAGNVDPVAIMLQGTPEQVREVSRRVIETAGTDGGFVLMPGCDIPPTVPYENIQAFIGAAREWKL from the coding sequence ATGAAACCCAGGGACGTGATAGTGAAAGCCTTCGAAGGGGGCAGACCCAACAGGGTGCCGGCGACTCTCTTCGGGGCGGGGATGTGGAGCATCAAGGACTACGGCACGAGCTTCGAAGCGCTAGGGCACGACGCGACGAAGATGACCGACATGCTGGTGGCCGAGAGCCAACGCCTTCTTTGCGACATCGTCTATGCCGGGAGCGGCTATAACAATTTTCATGCCGCCGCCTTCGGCGGCGGCATCAAGTACCGTGAAATGGGAGCCCCGGACCTGAAGGAGCACCTGGTTACAAGCGAGGAGGACCTGGAGAAGCTGGACCTTGCGGCCCTGGATCGCGACGAGGTCATACGCACGGTGAAGGAAGCCCTCCGGGCCGCGAAGAAGAAGCTCGGCGACGAGTACGTGGTCACCATGACGGCCTGGGGGCCCTTCACCCTGGCGGCCCGGTTCGTGGGGGAGGAGGACATGATGAAGGCCACCTTCAAGCGCCGGGAGTTCGTCCACAAGGTCTGCGCGTTCATCACCGAGCTCCTCATACGCCTGTACGAGCCCCTGGTCAAGGACGGCACCCTCCAGGTCATAAGCCTCGCCGACCCCACCGCCAGCGGGGACCTCATCTCCAAGAAGCAGTTCAAGGACTTTGCCGTCCCCTACCTGAGGAAGTTCACCGACTGGGCCAAGTCCCAGAACGCGCACACGCTGGTGCACATCTGCGGCAACACCACCGACAGGCTCGAGCTCATGCCGGAGACCGGGGCCAGCTGCATCAGCCTGGACCACAAGACCGACATCGCGAAGGCCAAGGAGCTCCTGCACGGGAAGATGTGCTTCGCCGGCAACGTGGACCCCGTGGCCATCATGCTCCAGGGAACGCCGGAACAGGTGCGGGAGGTCTCCCGCAGGGTCATAGAGACCGCGGGGACGGACGGGGGCTTCGTCCTCATGCCCGGATGCGACATCCCGCCCACGGTCCCCTACGAAAACATCCAGGCCTTCATCGGGGCGGCACGGGAGTGGAAACTGTAA